TGCCCATCATCTACAGGAAGGAACTCATGGGCTACCTCCGGGGCGGCGGCGTTCTGCCGCGGGATGGGTTTGTACCGGAGGTCTCCGTGCTGGTCGGGGCCGGGATGGATCGTTCCGATGCCTGTGCGGCAGCAGCTATGACCGCGAAAAATTCTTTCCGGCCCGTTTCGGAGCTTTCGGCTTTGCTGGGGGGGGTAAAGAAAAGCCTTCAGGTGTTTGCGGGCACGCTGCGGCTCAAGAGCGCGGCCGACAGGAGGATAAGGCAGATTGAAGCTCTGTTCGGCTTTCTGGAGGGGCTTCGGGCAGAACTTCCCAGGAAGGACGTTGGCGGGATTTTCGTTAACGCCCTCAACATCCTGTTCGGGGTCGATTCGGTCTTCGTGGCGGTGCCCAGGCCCCTCGGGGAAGGGCTCTTCCTGCTGGCAGCTTCCGGGGATGTCACCCTTCTTCCGGAAGAGGTGGGGAGTAATGTTGGAGAGCGATTCTCCAGGATCTTCCATAACATTGCTGAACCGTATCTCATTGAGGACATGGTCGCTCTTCTTGACGCCGGTTTCCCGGAGGGTGTATGCAGCGCGTGGTTTATTCCGGTTGGCGCCGGTGAAAGGATGAGCGGGCTCCTGGTTCTCCTTAATTCATCCTTGTCCAGCGCGGATGTTCGGCTGATAAAAGGGTTTGCCGGGGTCCTGGCCCAGGCATTCCACGTATTTAATCTGGAAAGGCAGGCGGAATCCCTCATGGATGAAAGGGCGTTTCTCCTCTCACTCGTCAGGGAACTGCTGGGAGCTGTGGAGGAGGATGATGTCTACGAAATCCTCCTGTCGAAGGCCTGCTCCATAACGGGCGCTGAGAAAGGTTCCATCATGTTCCGTGATGACGACGGAAAGCTTGCCGTAAGGAAGACATTCGGACCCGACGAGGAGGTCCTGAGGGGATATCGGATCTGTCCGGGGGAGGGAATTGCGGGGAAGGTCCTCGCCACGGGCACTCCCATGTGCGTCGAGGATGTCGCGGTGGACCTCAGGGGCAAGCCAAAGCGCACCAGATACCGGACCGGATCGTTCATATCCCTTCCACTGTTCCCGGGCAGCCATCCCCCCGGGGTTCTCAACCTTTCGGACAAGGTTTCGGGGGCCCCATTCACCCGGGTAGATATGGACAGGGTTCGGGCCATCAGCGACCATGCTCTTCTGGCCGTAGAGCGGGCCTACTATATCAACAGGTGGAAGGATGTTTCCTCCCAGGCATCCACCGACGCCCTTACCGGCCTGGCGAACAGGATGCACCTCATGGAAAACCTGGGAAGGGAAATGGAGAGGTGCCGCCG
This bacterium BMS3Abin14 DNA region includes the following protein-coding sequences:
- the pleD_2 gene encoding response regulator PleD; its protein translation is MDTVGKTPIVRGGGAAAYLRVFTESLGIHLLLAGPDGKPVGRVEGLRGLCGWMCAADRKPCVDVCKKPKSGFYPDDVIRINRCPLGLTVFVMPIIYRKELMGYLRGGGVLPRDGFVPEVSVLVGAGMDRSDACAAAAMTAKNSFRPVSELSALLGGVKKSLQVFAGTLRLKSAADRRIRQIEALFGFLEGLRAELPRKDVGGIFVNALNILFGVDSVFVAVPRPLGEGLFLLAASGDVTLLPEEVGSNVGERFSRIFHNIAEPYLIEDMVALLDAGFPEGVCSAWFIPVGAGERMSGLLVLLNSSLSSADVRLIKGFAGVLAQAFHVFNLERQAESLMDERAFLLSLVRELLGAVEEDDVYEILLSKACSITGAEKGSIMFRDDDGKLAVRKTFGPDEEVLRGYRICPGEGIAGKVLATGTPMCVEDVAVDLRGKPKRTRYRTGSFISLPLFPGSHPPGVLNLSDKVSGAPFTRVDMDRVRAISDHALLAVERAYYINRWKDVSSQASTDALTGLANRMHLMENLGREMERCRRHGRALSVIMADVDRFKEYNDHNGHLAGDDALKVIASVMKRSVRNIDIACRFGGEEFCLVLPDVDTPGAMIIAERIRDEVARTCFPGEERMASSVLTLSLGVAGFHGFAKSAEGLIHSADIALYRAKRDGRNLVRSAELLGDSPTACVSGQGAFQDGRGTNHA